A DNA window from Engystomops pustulosus chromosome 6, aEngPut4.maternal, whole genome shotgun sequence contains the following coding sequences:
- the YTHDF1 gene encoding YTH domain-containing family protein 1 isoform X3 has product MMSATSVDPQQRPKGQDSKVQNGSLHQKDSVHDNDFEQYLSGQSNQSNSYPSMTDPYLSSYYPPSIFPYSLSEAPWSTGGDPPIPYLTPYGQLSNGDHHFMHDAVFGQPGGLGNNIYQHRFNFFPENPAFSAWGTSGSQGQQTQNSAYGGSYSYPPSSLGGTIVDGQTGFHNETLNKAPGMNSIEQGMVGLKIGSNVTASTVKTVGSVVNSVGMPSALTGNGGNSISMPPSKPTSWAAIASKPAKPQPKTKTKPVTIIGGALPPPPIKHNMDIGTWDNKGPVTKPPMPQQIPSPQSIPQPQPQQQLLQPIPAQPPPLSQAPYQNPPAPPQQQQAPQNRWVAPRNRNAAYGQGGGPDGNPLGGAQPHAVPGSDSHPVLEKLKASHSYNPKDFDWNLKNGRVFIIKSYSEDDIHRSIKYSIWCSTEHGNKRLDSAFRSMNGKGPVYLLFSVNGSGHFCGVAEMRSPVDYGTSAGVWSQDKWKGKFDVKWLFVKDVPNNQLRHIRLENNDNKPVTNSRDTQEVPLEKAKLVLKIIATYKHTTSIFDDFSHYEKRQEEEEVVRKNGSGIRERNC; this is encoded by the exons TTCAAAATGGATCCTTGCACCAGAAGGACAGCGTCCATGACAACGACTTTGAGCAGTATCTGTCCGGGCAGTCCAATCAG AGTAACAGCTACCCTTCAATGACAGACCCATACCTCTCCAGCTATTACCCACCATCTATTTTTCCGTACTCTTTGAGTGAAGCTCCATGGTCAACTGGTGGGGATCCTCCCATCCCTTATCTTACTCCATATGGACAGCTCAGCAACGGAGACCATCACTTCATGCACGATGCAGTGTTTGGCCAACCAGGGGGTCTGGGGAATAACATATACCAACATCGCTTCAACTTTTTTCCGGAAAACCCTGCATTCTCCGCTTGGGGCACCAGTGGCTCTCAGGGTCAGCAGACTCAGAACTCTGCCTACGGGGGCAGCTACAGCTATCCTCCAAGCTCTTTGGGTGGGACAATTGTTGATGGACAGACCGGGTTTCATAATGAGACTCTAAATAAAGCACCAGGCATGAACAGCATTGAACAGGGCATGGTTGGGCTCAAGATAGGCAGCAATGTGACTGCGTCCACAGTAAAGACTGTGGGCTCTGTGGTGAACAGTGTAGGAATGCCAAGTGCTCTGACTGGCAATGGTGGCAATAGTATAAGCATGCCACCTTCCAAACCCACCTCTTGGGCAGCCATAGCCAGCAAACCTGCCAAACCACAGCCTAAAACAAAAACTAAACCGGTGACCATAATTGGTGGGGCACTGCCTCCACCACCTATCAAACATAACATGGACATTGGCACCTGGGATAATAAGGGTCCTGTCACTAAGCCCCCAATGCCTCAGCAGATACCATCTCCTCAGTCCATCCCTCAGCCGCAACCAcagcagcagctgctgcagcccaTCCCGGCTCAACCCCCACCTCTTTCTCAAGCCCCCTACCAAAACCCCCCTGCACCACCACAACAGCAGCAGGCCCCACAGAACCGCTGGGTAGCCCCACGTAACAGGAACGCTGCCTACGGGCAAGGTGGGGGACCTGACGGTAATCCCTTGGGTGGTGCTCAGCCTCATGCTGTCCCTGGTAGTGACTCCCATCCAGTGTTGGAGAAGCTCAAAGCCTCTCACAGCTACAACCCCAAGGACTTTGACTGGAATTTGAAAAATGGACGTGTGTTCATCATCAAGAGTTACTCCGAGGACGATATTCACCGTTCCATCAAGTACTCTATCTGGTGTAGCACGGAGCATGGCAACAAGCGTCTGGATAGCGCTTTCCGCTCCATGAATGGCAAAGGCCCGGTCTACTTGCTCTTCAGCGTCAACGGCAGTGGACATTTCTGTGGTGTGGCCGAGATGCGGTCACCTGTCGATTATGGCACCAGTGCTGGTGTCTGGTCACAGGACAAGTGGAAGGGCAAGTTTGACGTCAAGTGGCTCTTTGTCAAGGACGTCCCCAACAACCAGCTGAGGCATATCCGTCTGGAGAACAACGACAATAAACCGGTCACAAACTCGCGAGACACGCAGGAGGTGCCCTTAGAAAAAGCAAAACTAGTGCTTAAAATCATTGCCACTTACAAGCACACGACCTCCATCTTTGATGACTTTTCTCATTATGAGAAGcgccaggaggaggaagaggttgtGCGCAAG AATGGCAGTGGCATCAGAGAGAGGAACTGCTAG
- the YTHDF1 gene encoding YTH domain-containing family protein 1 isoform X1: MMSATSVDPQQRPKGQDSKVFPLGRSNNDLISVQNGSLHQKDSVHDNDFEQYLSGQSNQSNSYPSMTDPYLSSYYPPSIFPYSLSEAPWSTGGDPPIPYLTPYGQLSNGDHHFMHDAVFGQPGGLGNNIYQHRFNFFPENPAFSAWGTSGSQGQQTQNSAYGGSYSYPPSSLGGTIVDGQTGFHNETLNKAPGMNSIEQGMVGLKIGSNVTASTVKTVGSVVNSVGMPSALTGNGGNSISMPPSKPTSWAAIASKPAKPQPKTKTKPVTIIGGALPPPPIKHNMDIGTWDNKGPVTKPPMPQQIPSPQSIPQPQPQQQLLQPIPAQPPPLSQAPYQNPPAPPQQQQAPQNRWVAPRNRNAAYGQGGGPDGNPLGGAQPHAVPGSDSHPVLEKLKASHSYNPKDFDWNLKNGRVFIIKSYSEDDIHRSIKYSIWCSTEHGNKRLDSAFRSMNGKGPVYLLFSVNGSGHFCGVAEMRSPVDYGTSAGVWSQDKWKGKFDVKWLFVKDVPNNQLRHIRLENNDNKPVTNSRDTQEVPLEKAKLVLKIIATYKHTTSIFDDFSHYEKRQEEEEVVRKNGSGIRERNC, encoded by the exons TCTTTCCACTAGGGCGCTCAAACAATGATCTTATTTCAGTTCAAAATGGATCCTTGCACCAGAAGGACAGCGTCCATGACAACGACTTTGAGCAGTATCTGTCCGGGCAGTCCAATCAG AGTAACAGCTACCCTTCAATGACAGACCCATACCTCTCCAGCTATTACCCACCATCTATTTTTCCGTACTCTTTGAGTGAAGCTCCATGGTCAACTGGTGGGGATCCTCCCATCCCTTATCTTACTCCATATGGACAGCTCAGCAACGGAGACCATCACTTCATGCACGATGCAGTGTTTGGCCAACCAGGGGGTCTGGGGAATAACATATACCAACATCGCTTCAACTTTTTTCCGGAAAACCCTGCATTCTCCGCTTGGGGCACCAGTGGCTCTCAGGGTCAGCAGACTCAGAACTCTGCCTACGGGGGCAGCTACAGCTATCCTCCAAGCTCTTTGGGTGGGACAATTGTTGATGGACAGACCGGGTTTCATAATGAGACTCTAAATAAAGCACCAGGCATGAACAGCATTGAACAGGGCATGGTTGGGCTCAAGATAGGCAGCAATGTGACTGCGTCCACAGTAAAGACTGTGGGCTCTGTGGTGAACAGTGTAGGAATGCCAAGTGCTCTGACTGGCAATGGTGGCAATAGTATAAGCATGCCACCTTCCAAACCCACCTCTTGGGCAGCCATAGCCAGCAAACCTGCCAAACCACAGCCTAAAACAAAAACTAAACCGGTGACCATAATTGGTGGGGCACTGCCTCCACCACCTATCAAACATAACATGGACATTGGCACCTGGGATAATAAGGGTCCTGTCACTAAGCCCCCAATGCCTCAGCAGATACCATCTCCTCAGTCCATCCCTCAGCCGCAACCAcagcagcagctgctgcagcccaTCCCGGCTCAACCCCCACCTCTTTCTCAAGCCCCCTACCAAAACCCCCCTGCACCACCACAACAGCAGCAGGCCCCACAGAACCGCTGGGTAGCCCCACGTAACAGGAACGCTGCCTACGGGCAAGGTGGGGGACCTGACGGTAATCCCTTGGGTGGTGCTCAGCCTCATGCTGTCCCTGGTAGTGACTCCCATCCAGTGTTGGAGAAGCTCAAAGCCTCTCACAGCTACAACCCCAAGGACTTTGACTGGAATTTGAAAAATGGACGTGTGTTCATCATCAAGAGTTACTCCGAGGACGATATTCACCGTTCCATCAAGTACTCTATCTGGTGTAGCACGGAGCATGGCAACAAGCGTCTGGATAGCGCTTTCCGCTCCATGAATGGCAAAGGCCCGGTCTACTTGCTCTTCAGCGTCAACGGCAGTGGACATTTCTGTGGTGTGGCCGAGATGCGGTCACCTGTCGATTATGGCACCAGTGCTGGTGTCTGGTCACAGGACAAGTGGAAGGGCAAGTTTGACGTCAAGTGGCTCTTTGTCAAGGACGTCCCCAACAACCAGCTGAGGCATATCCGTCTGGAGAACAACGACAATAAACCGGTCACAAACTCGCGAGACACGCAGGAGGTGCCCTTAGAAAAAGCAAAACTAGTGCTTAAAATCATTGCCACTTACAAGCACACGACCTCCATCTTTGATGACTTTTCTCATTATGAGAAGcgccaggaggaggaagaggttgtGCGCAAG AATGGCAGTGGCATCAGAGAGAGGAACTGCTAG
- the YTHDF1 gene encoding YTH domain-containing family protein 1 isoform X4, translating to MMSATSVDPQRPKGQDSKVQNGSLHQKDSVHDNDFEQYLSGQSNQSNSYPSMTDPYLSSYYPPSIFPYSLSEAPWSTGGDPPIPYLTPYGQLSNGDHHFMHDAVFGQPGGLGNNIYQHRFNFFPENPAFSAWGTSGSQGQQTQNSAYGGSYSYPPSSLGGTIVDGQTGFHNETLNKAPGMNSIEQGMVGLKIGSNVTASTVKTVGSVVNSVGMPSALTGNGGNSISMPPSKPTSWAAIASKPAKPQPKTKTKPVTIIGGALPPPPIKHNMDIGTWDNKGPVTKPPMPQQIPSPQSIPQPQPQQQLLQPIPAQPPPLSQAPYQNPPAPPQQQQAPQNRWVAPRNRNAAYGQGGGPDGNPLGGAQPHAVPGSDSHPVLEKLKASHSYNPKDFDWNLKNGRVFIIKSYSEDDIHRSIKYSIWCSTEHGNKRLDSAFRSMNGKGPVYLLFSVNGSGHFCGVAEMRSPVDYGTSAGVWSQDKWKGKFDVKWLFVKDVPNNQLRHIRLENNDNKPVTNSRDTQEVPLEKAKLVLKIIATYKHTTSIFDDFSHYEKRQEEEEVVRKNGSGIRERNC from the exons TTCAAAATGGATCCTTGCACCAGAAGGACAGCGTCCATGACAACGACTTTGAGCAGTATCTGTCCGGGCAGTCCAATCAG AGTAACAGCTACCCTTCAATGACAGACCCATACCTCTCCAGCTATTACCCACCATCTATTTTTCCGTACTCTTTGAGTGAAGCTCCATGGTCAACTGGTGGGGATCCTCCCATCCCTTATCTTACTCCATATGGACAGCTCAGCAACGGAGACCATCACTTCATGCACGATGCAGTGTTTGGCCAACCAGGGGGTCTGGGGAATAACATATACCAACATCGCTTCAACTTTTTTCCGGAAAACCCTGCATTCTCCGCTTGGGGCACCAGTGGCTCTCAGGGTCAGCAGACTCAGAACTCTGCCTACGGGGGCAGCTACAGCTATCCTCCAAGCTCTTTGGGTGGGACAATTGTTGATGGACAGACCGGGTTTCATAATGAGACTCTAAATAAAGCACCAGGCATGAACAGCATTGAACAGGGCATGGTTGGGCTCAAGATAGGCAGCAATGTGACTGCGTCCACAGTAAAGACTGTGGGCTCTGTGGTGAACAGTGTAGGAATGCCAAGTGCTCTGACTGGCAATGGTGGCAATAGTATAAGCATGCCACCTTCCAAACCCACCTCTTGGGCAGCCATAGCCAGCAAACCTGCCAAACCACAGCCTAAAACAAAAACTAAACCGGTGACCATAATTGGTGGGGCACTGCCTCCACCACCTATCAAACATAACATGGACATTGGCACCTGGGATAATAAGGGTCCTGTCACTAAGCCCCCAATGCCTCAGCAGATACCATCTCCTCAGTCCATCCCTCAGCCGCAACCAcagcagcagctgctgcagcccaTCCCGGCTCAACCCCCACCTCTTTCTCAAGCCCCCTACCAAAACCCCCCTGCACCACCACAACAGCAGCAGGCCCCACAGAACCGCTGGGTAGCCCCACGTAACAGGAACGCTGCCTACGGGCAAGGTGGGGGACCTGACGGTAATCCCTTGGGTGGTGCTCAGCCTCATGCTGTCCCTGGTAGTGACTCCCATCCAGTGTTGGAGAAGCTCAAAGCCTCTCACAGCTACAACCCCAAGGACTTTGACTGGAATTTGAAAAATGGACGTGTGTTCATCATCAAGAGTTACTCCGAGGACGATATTCACCGTTCCATCAAGTACTCTATCTGGTGTAGCACGGAGCATGGCAACAAGCGTCTGGATAGCGCTTTCCGCTCCATGAATGGCAAAGGCCCGGTCTACTTGCTCTTCAGCGTCAACGGCAGTGGACATTTCTGTGGTGTGGCCGAGATGCGGTCACCTGTCGATTATGGCACCAGTGCTGGTGTCTGGTCACAGGACAAGTGGAAGGGCAAGTTTGACGTCAAGTGGCTCTTTGTCAAGGACGTCCCCAACAACCAGCTGAGGCATATCCGTCTGGAGAACAACGACAATAAACCGGTCACAAACTCGCGAGACACGCAGGAGGTGCCCTTAGAAAAAGCAAAACTAGTGCTTAAAATCATTGCCACTTACAAGCACACGACCTCCATCTTTGATGACTTTTCTCATTATGAGAAGcgccaggaggaggaagaggttgtGCGCAAG AATGGCAGTGGCATCAGAGAGAGGAACTGCTAG
- the YTHDF1 gene encoding YTH domain-containing family protein 1 isoform X2: MMSATSVDPQRPKGQDSKVFPLGRSNNDLISVQNGSLHQKDSVHDNDFEQYLSGQSNQSNSYPSMTDPYLSSYYPPSIFPYSLSEAPWSTGGDPPIPYLTPYGQLSNGDHHFMHDAVFGQPGGLGNNIYQHRFNFFPENPAFSAWGTSGSQGQQTQNSAYGGSYSYPPSSLGGTIVDGQTGFHNETLNKAPGMNSIEQGMVGLKIGSNVTASTVKTVGSVVNSVGMPSALTGNGGNSISMPPSKPTSWAAIASKPAKPQPKTKTKPVTIIGGALPPPPIKHNMDIGTWDNKGPVTKPPMPQQIPSPQSIPQPQPQQQLLQPIPAQPPPLSQAPYQNPPAPPQQQQAPQNRWVAPRNRNAAYGQGGGPDGNPLGGAQPHAVPGSDSHPVLEKLKASHSYNPKDFDWNLKNGRVFIIKSYSEDDIHRSIKYSIWCSTEHGNKRLDSAFRSMNGKGPVYLLFSVNGSGHFCGVAEMRSPVDYGTSAGVWSQDKWKGKFDVKWLFVKDVPNNQLRHIRLENNDNKPVTNSRDTQEVPLEKAKLVLKIIATYKHTTSIFDDFSHYEKRQEEEEVVRKNGSGIRERNC; the protein is encoded by the exons TCTTTCCACTAGGGCGCTCAAACAATGATCTTATTTCAGTTCAAAATGGATCCTTGCACCAGAAGGACAGCGTCCATGACAACGACTTTGAGCAGTATCTGTCCGGGCAGTCCAATCAG AGTAACAGCTACCCTTCAATGACAGACCCATACCTCTCCAGCTATTACCCACCATCTATTTTTCCGTACTCTTTGAGTGAAGCTCCATGGTCAACTGGTGGGGATCCTCCCATCCCTTATCTTACTCCATATGGACAGCTCAGCAACGGAGACCATCACTTCATGCACGATGCAGTGTTTGGCCAACCAGGGGGTCTGGGGAATAACATATACCAACATCGCTTCAACTTTTTTCCGGAAAACCCTGCATTCTCCGCTTGGGGCACCAGTGGCTCTCAGGGTCAGCAGACTCAGAACTCTGCCTACGGGGGCAGCTACAGCTATCCTCCAAGCTCTTTGGGTGGGACAATTGTTGATGGACAGACCGGGTTTCATAATGAGACTCTAAATAAAGCACCAGGCATGAACAGCATTGAACAGGGCATGGTTGGGCTCAAGATAGGCAGCAATGTGACTGCGTCCACAGTAAAGACTGTGGGCTCTGTGGTGAACAGTGTAGGAATGCCAAGTGCTCTGACTGGCAATGGTGGCAATAGTATAAGCATGCCACCTTCCAAACCCACCTCTTGGGCAGCCATAGCCAGCAAACCTGCCAAACCACAGCCTAAAACAAAAACTAAACCGGTGACCATAATTGGTGGGGCACTGCCTCCACCACCTATCAAACATAACATGGACATTGGCACCTGGGATAATAAGGGTCCTGTCACTAAGCCCCCAATGCCTCAGCAGATACCATCTCCTCAGTCCATCCCTCAGCCGCAACCAcagcagcagctgctgcagcccaTCCCGGCTCAACCCCCACCTCTTTCTCAAGCCCCCTACCAAAACCCCCCTGCACCACCACAACAGCAGCAGGCCCCACAGAACCGCTGGGTAGCCCCACGTAACAGGAACGCTGCCTACGGGCAAGGTGGGGGACCTGACGGTAATCCCTTGGGTGGTGCTCAGCCTCATGCTGTCCCTGGTAGTGACTCCCATCCAGTGTTGGAGAAGCTCAAAGCCTCTCACAGCTACAACCCCAAGGACTTTGACTGGAATTTGAAAAATGGACGTGTGTTCATCATCAAGAGTTACTCCGAGGACGATATTCACCGTTCCATCAAGTACTCTATCTGGTGTAGCACGGAGCATGGCAACAAGCGTCTGGATAGCGCTTTCCGCTCCATGAATGGCAAAGGCCCGGTCTACTTGCTCTTCAGCGTCAACGGCAGTGGACATTTCTGTGGTGTGGCCGAGATGCGGTCACCTGTCGATTATGGCACCAGTGCTGGTGTCTGGTCACAGGACAAGTGGAAGGGCAAGTTTGACGTCAAGTGGCTCTTTGTCAAGGACGTCCCCAACAACCAGCTGAGGCATATCCGTCTGGAGAACAACGACAATAAACCGGTCACAAACTCGCGAGACACGCAGGAGGTGCCCTTAGAAAAAGCAAAACTAGTGCTTAAAATCATTGCCACTTACAAGCACACGACCTCCATCTTTGATGACTTTTCTCATTATGAGAAGcgccaggaggaggaagaggttgtGCGCAAG AATGGCAGTGGCATCAGAGAGAGGAACTGCTAG